The Comamonas sp. GB3 AK4-5 genome includes a region encoding these proteins:
- a CDS encoding Arm DNA-binding domain-containing protein, with product MDKRPKLETPPGITIRQFVTGDRIQIAFSYQGKECREMLPPGPVNKSSIQRAAVLREDIRDKIKAGSFDYADFFPDSPRAGVSKKKSGLMRTLLQNQLEIYERQVHNGQMSPSTYNGYAKVINGDRMKRWSEVHASEVTPSMLRDWISEMDCTSKAIRNTLIPLRSVFEDALNGELIEFNPFDRIALAKLIRQTAKASDYVVQPFTQAERQAILDACRPDEHPTFLFWFNTGLRPGELQALEWEHIDWKRCAARIIQNQVAGVIKGPKTAAGKRDVELNDEAMAALRAQKAVSGHLGTRIWLNPRTLAPWSTDAQVRKTAWLPIMARADVPYRNPYQIRHTYASTLLTAGANPWYVAQQLGHEDVEMVFRTYGKFIREDYQKPKAELRLVSRE from the coding sequence ATGGATAAAAGACCAAAGCTCGAAACACCACCCGGCATAACCATTCGCCAATTTGTCACTGGCGACCGGATTCAAATTGCGTTCTCCTACCAGGGCAAGGAGTGCCGCGAGATGCTTCCCCCTGGCCCGGTGAACAAATCCAGCATTCAGCGCGCAGCCGTTTTGCGCGAAGACATTCGCGACAAGATAAAGGCCGGCAGCTTCGATTACGCCGATTTCTTCCCTGACAGCCCCAGGGCTGGCGTCAGCAAGAAGAAATCGGGCCTGATGCGCACGCTCCTGCAGAACCAGTTGGAGATCTACGAGCGCCAGGTGCACAACGGGCAAATGTCCCCGTCCACCTACAACGGCTACGCCAAGGTGATCAATGGCGACCGCATGAAGCGCTGGAGCGAGGTGCACGCATCCGAGGTCACGCCCAGCATGTTGCGCGACTGGATCAGCGAGATGGACTGCACATCAAAGGCCATCCGCAACACGCTGATTCCGCTGCGCTCCGTTTTTGAGGATGCTCTGAATGGTGAGCTGATCGAATTCAATCCATTCGACCGCATCGCCCTGGCCAAGCTAATCCGGCAAACCGCCAAGGCCAGCGACTATGTGGTCCAGCCGTTCACCCAAGCCGAGCGCCAGGCCATCCTCGATGCCTGCCGACCCGATGAGCACCCCACTTTCCTGTTCTGGTTCAACACAGGCCTGCGCCCTGGTGAGCTCCAAGCACTGGAGTGGGAGCACATCGATTGGAAGCGCTGCGCGGCCAGGATCATCCAGAACCAGGTAGCTGGCGTCATCAAGGGGCCCAAGACGGCAGCAGGCAAGCGGGATGTCGAGCTCAACGACGAGGCCATGGCCGCACTGCGTGCCCAGAAGGCGGTCAGTGGGCACCTTGGCACCAGGATTTGGCTGAACCCCAGAACGCTGGCCCCTTGGAGCACTGACGCCCAGGTCCGCAAAACAGCCTGGTTGCCGATCATGGCCAGGGCCGACGTACCGTACCGGAATCCGTACCAAATCCGGCATACCTACGCCTCTACCCTCCTGACGGCCGGCGCCAACCCTTGGTATGTGGCCCAGCAGCTGGGGCACGAGGACGTGGAGATGGTGTTCCGCACCTACGGCAAGTTCATCCGCGAGGACTACCAGAAGCCCAAGGCTGAGCTTCGTCTTGTCAGCAGGGAGTGA
- a CDS encoding restriction endonuclease subunit S, translating into MQRYESYKSSDAAWLGNVPSHWGVQPLRAVTSLKSDKNRPDLPVLSVYREYGVILKDSRDDNHNATSLDTSTYKVVKPGDLVVNKMKAWQGSMGVSVHDGIVSPAYITCTTKADRVRPAYLHYLLRSSPLIGVYNSLSYGVRVGQWDMHYEDFKQIQIPLPPKDEQDRIVAFLDQKTDEIEAAIAKKERLIELIKEQKHTCIEKAITEGLEVPKNSEVGLSPKHWSRVKLKYCINLLPGFAFKSSSYSSNDSDIPLLRGVNVNPGKLNWEDKVSWPKASLAPHLKYLLEPGDLVIGMDRPWVADGIRVAPVQACDLPCLLLQRVARLRAANRITQEFLALVLTSRGFLTYFEPMLTGISVPHISPEQIGNYEATLPPVEEQEAICKFVSQLSTSCEQAIAKETQIVNGLRQLRASVIADVVLGKRKI; encoded by the coding sequence ATGCAGCGCTACGAGAGCTACAAGTCGAGTGACGCCGCATGGCTAGGCAATGTTCCCTCACACTGGGGCGTTCAGCCTCTTCGTGCTGTAACCTCGCTCAAGTCCGACAAGAACAGGCCTGATCTGCCTGTTCTGTCGGTATATCGAGAGTACGGGGTTATTCTGAAAGACTCCCGAGACGACAATCACAACGCCACCTCGCTCGACACGAGTACCTACAAGGTTGTAAAACCAGGCGATCTGGTCGTCAACAAAATGAAGGCTTGGCAAGGCTCAATGGGCGTGAGTGTCCATGACGGAATTGTTAGCCCTGCATATATCACCTGCACAACCAAGGCGGATCGGGTCCGCCCCGCATACCTTCATTACCTTCTGCGTTCGTCACCATTGATCGGTGTTTACAACTCTTTGTCTTACGGCGTTCGAGTCGGGCAATGGGACATGCACTACGAGGATTTCAAACAAATCCAGATTCCCTTGCCACCCAAAGACGAGCAAGACCGCATCGTTGCCTTCCTCGACCAGAAAACCGACGAGATCGAGGCTGCGATTGCGAAGAAAGAGCGGCTGATCGAGTTGATCAAGGAACAGAAACACACCTGCATCGAGAAAGCAATCACGGAAGGCCTTGAAGTACCCAAAAACAGCGAGGTCGGTTTATCGCCGAAGCACTGGTCGCGCGTCAAGCTCAAATACTGCATCAATCTGCTTCCGGGCTTTGCATTCAAAAGCTCGTCCTACTCCTCAAATGACTCCGACATTCCTTTGCTGCGCGGGGTTAATGTCAACCCAGGGAAGTTGAATTGGGAAGACAAGGTCAGCTGGCCGAAGGCCTCGTTGGCTCCTCACCTTAAGTACCTGCTAGAGCCCGGTGATCTGGTGATTGGCATGGATCGCCCCTGGGTTGCAGATGGAATTCGTGTCGCACCAGTTCAAGCATGTGACTTGCCTTGCTTGCTCCTCCAACGCGTTGCAAGACTGCGTGCAGCCAATCGCATTACACAAGAATTTTTAGCGCTTGTTCTCACGTCACGCGGGTTCCTCACCTATTTTGAGCCAATGCTGACGGGAATCAGCGTGCCCCACATTAGTCCCGAACAAATTGGAAACTATGAGGCAACCTTGCCTCCGGTCGAAGAACAAGAAGCCATCTGCAAGTTTGTCAGCCAACTGAGTACATCTTGTGAGCAGGCTATAGCCAAGGAGACACAGATCGTGAATGGACTCCGGCAATTGAGGGCCTCTGTAATTGCCGATGTCGTGCTTGGCAAGAGAAAAATCTAA
- a CDS encoding excisionase: MREQTAHQATVATHENPAAASAPEWVLASKYEEMTGVTRETVKQRKKTGTWKIGQQVAVVSRRLYVNIKAADQWIKDQSSKHHPA; encoded by the coding sequence ATGAGAGAGCAGACAGCCCACCAGGCAACCGTGGCCACCCACGAAAATCCCGCCGCCGCCAGCGCCCCCGAATGGGTTCTGGCGAGCAAGTACGAGGAAATGACAGGCGTCACCCGCGAAACCGTCAAGCAACGGAAAAAAACCGGCACTTGGAAAATCGGTCAGCAGGTTGCTGTCGTTTCCCGCCGTCTCTACGTCAACATCAAGGCAGCAGACCAATGGATAAAAGACCAAAGCTCGAAACACCACCCGGCATAA
- a CDS encoding DUF262 domain-containing protein yields the protein MKEIQAKTRSVRELLSDTKYGIDYYQREYKWQTKQIVELISDLSTAFLEEYQSQHERKDVASYGHYFLGSIVISQPDEKKQIVDGQQRLTSLTLLLIYLHNIQKGRPDAVSIEKMIFSEEYGEKSFNLDIPERNECMNALFDGTPYDAVDQVESIQNLIGRYNDIVEAFPAEIAIDKALPYFVDWLRNKTQLVEITAYADADAYTIFETMNDRGLSLSNTDMLKGYLLASIADTAKRAEANKEIKQWLLTFAKRDSEHDTKESEADFFKAWLRGKYAQDIRERKKGAKPEDFDLIGTEYHRWVRAKADLISLNTSDDFNRWVRQDLRFFARVYLELLDASETLKPGLESVRFNADHGFTQQFQVLLAPLLPTDDEATVKAKLKLTADYLDCWLNRRLWNFKSIDYSTLQYATFLLTKELRNLSLDALRDKLITRLTNDQTELPLDDQPYLNNWNAKSLHRQLARFTHWLEEQSGQPGRYLEYIVRSGKNAYEIEHLWANHFERHTDEFAHAQEFSAHRNRVGGLVLLPKKINASLNDKAYSDKLEHYQSENLLARSLHPMCYVHNPGFLKLKAETGLPFKAFTEFKKANFDERFGLYRGIAELLWSADCLKEVE from the coding sequence ATGAAGGAAATTCAGGCCAAGACGCGCAGCGTGCGGGAGCTGCTGAGCGACACCAAGTACGGCATCGACTACTACCAGCGCGAATACAAGTGGCAGACCAAGCAGATTGTCGAGCTGATTTCGGACCTCTCCACGGCGTTTCTCGAAGAGTACCAATCCCAGCATGAGCGCAAGGACGTGGCCTCCTACGGGCACTACTTTCTGGGCTCCATCGTCATCAGCCAACCGGACGAGAAAAAACAGATCGTGGATGGTCAGCAACGGCTGACCAGCCTCACGCTGCTGCTGATCTACCTGCACAACATCCAGAAAGGCCGTCCCGACGCCGTTTCCATTGAGAAGATGATCTTCTCCGAGGAGTACGGGGAAAAATCTTTCAACCTCGACATTCCCGAGCGCAACGAGTGCATGAATGCGCTGTTCGATGGCACACCCTACGATGCGGTGGATCAAGTTGAATCGATCCAGAACCTGATCGGGCGCTACAACGACATCGTGGAAGCTTTCCCCGCCGAGATTGCGATCGACAAGGCGCTGCCGTACTTCGTGGATTGGCTACGCAACAAGACTCAACTGGTCGAGATCACGGCTTACGCAGATGCCGATGCCTACACGATCTTTGAAACCATGAACGACCGTGGGTTGTCGCTCTCCAACACCGACATGCTCAAGGGCTACTTGCTAGCGAGCATTGCCGACACCGCCAAGCGGGCCGAGGCCAACAAGGAAATCAAGCAATGGCTGCTGACTTTCGCCAAGCGTGATAGCGAGCACGACACCAAGGAGAGCGAAGCTGATTTCTTCAAGGCATGGTTGCGTGGGAAGTACGCGCAGGACATCCGTGAACGGAAGAAGGGCGCGAAACCTGAAGACTTCGACCTGATCGGCACCGAGTATCACCGCTGGGTCCGAGCCAAGGCCGATCTGATCAGCCTGAACACGAGTGACGATTTCAACCGCTGGGTGCGCCAAGATTTGCGCTTCTTTGCCCGCGTCTATCTGGAGCTGCTGGATGCCTCCGAGACCTTGAAGCCGGGCCTAGAGTCCGTCCGCTTCAATGCCGACCACGGCTTTACCCAGCAATTTCAGGTGCTGCTGGCCCCGTTGCTGCCGACCGACGACGAAGCTACGGTCAAGGCCAAGCTCAAGCTGACGGCGGATTACCTCGACTGCTGGCTGAATCGCCGCCTCTGGAATTTCAAGTCGATCGACTATTCCACGTTGCAATACGCCACTTTCCTGCTGACCAAGGAACTGCGCAACTTGTCGCTGGATGCGCTACGCGACAAGTTGATCACTCGGCTGACCAATGATCAAACCGAGTTGCCGCTCGACGATCAGCCTTATCTGAACAACTGGAACGCCAAGAGCCTGCATCGCCAGCTGGCTCGCTTTACGCACTGGCTGGAAGAGCAAAGCGGACAGCCAGGGCGGTATCTGGAATACATCGTTCGTTCGGGCAAGAACGCTTACGAGATCGAACACCTGTGGGCCAACCACTTCGAGCGCCACACCGATGAATTTGCCCATGCGCAGGAGTTTTCTGCGCACCGCAACCGGGTGGGCGGGCTTGTACTGCTGCCGAAGAAGATCAATGCGAGCCTTAACGACAAGGCCTACAGCGACAAGCTGGAGCATTACCAGAGCGAAAACCTACTGGCCCGTTCGTTGCACCCCATGTGCTACGTCCACAACCCCGGCTTCCTCAAGCTGAAGGCGGAAACCGGACTGCCATTCAAGGCATTCACGGAGTTCAAGAAGGCCAACTTCGACGAACGATTCGGTCTCTACAGGGGCATTGCCGAACTGCTTTGGTCGGCTGATTGCTTGAAGGAGGTGGAGTGA
- a CDS encoding type I restriction endonuclease subunit R yields MVSQTNEAALETHIENALAKDGYCIGNPADFDREFVIDGKLFWQFLEATQPKELAKLKDRPNWQRLLLERLNKKIKKDSVLAVLKKGLDIDDAHFDLLYRLPYNDLNPEVVANFAANIFSVTRQVHYSESDTFKSVDMVLFVNGLAIATLELKNPWTGQNVHNAIKQYRTDRDPREPLFEFGRCLVHFAVDPDEAYMCAQLAGNDSNFLPFNKGFNFGKGNPVNPKGHRTAYLWEDILPRRSLTNIIEQFAKFTVEKDKKTGKERKALFFPRYHQLDVVRGILADAKQNGIGQTYLIQHSAGSGKSNSITWLAYQLVELYDTAGTANVFNSVVVVTDRRVLDTQLKDNIKLFSETKNIVAHAESAAELKAHLELGKKIIITTVQKFPFIVDGIDDLTDRNFAVIIDEAHSSQSGSASDKLNMTLGAEDDEVPEDLQDKILAAMKGRKMSQNASYFAFTATPKPATLEKFGRQGPDGKFYPFHLYSMKQAIEEKFILDVLEKYTTYKSYYEVQKSVEENPLFDTAKAQKKLKAFVEASPRTIEVKAKIMVDHFMSNVWQAKKLKGKAKAMVVTRNIECAIRYFFAIRTALQEANAPFKALVAFSGEKTVDGIKYTEDGINGIAARDLPEEFEKDDFKILVVANKYLTGFDEPMLHTMYVDKKLQGVLAVQALSRLNRCNWKLGKTDTFVLDFYNTVDDVKAAFDPFYTATTLSEPTDVNVLHDLKDVLDDFGIYGWSEVTTFNEKFFASAEAEELHPIIDAVVARFDADLDDEQRIDFKIKAKQFVKIYAQVAAIIPFNNANWEMLHWFLKFLIPKLKVKDPDQDKLDELLNSVDLSTYGLERSRLETKIGLDDSETELEPQNPNIRGPHFGPGEADPLDEIVRAFNERHFAGWEATPEEQRVKFINIAKHVMNHADYKAQVEDNPDSQNRQLALERLIQQAISVERRRELDLYKRYASDPDFKRAFDASVSRLLAMQSGNSNIFGV; encoded by the coding sequence ATGGTCAGCCAAACCAACGAAGCAGCGCTCGAAACGCACATCGAAAACGCCCTCGCCAAGGACGGCTACTGCATTGGCAACCCGGCTGACTTCGACAGAGAGTTTGTCATTGACGGCAAACTCTTCTGGCAATTCCTCGAAGCCACGCAGCCCAAAGAACTGGCGAAGCTGAAGGATCGTCCGAACTGGCAGCGCCTGCTGCTGGAACGCCTGAACAAGAAGATCAAGAAGGACAGCGTGCTTGCTGTCCTGAAAAAGGGGCTGGACATCGACGATGCCCACTTCGATCTGCTCTACCGGCTGCCCTACAACGATCTGAATCCGGAAGTCGTCGCCAACTTTGCGGCCAACATCTTCAGCGTCACCCGGCAGGTGCATTACAGCGAGTCCGACACATTCAAGTCGGTGGACATGGTGCTCTTCGTCAATGGTTTGGCGATTGCCACGCTGGAGCTGAAAAACCCCTGGACCGGCCAGAACGTCCACAACGCCATCAAGCAGTACCGCACCGACCGTGACCCGCGTGAGCCGCTGTTCGAATTTGGCCGCTGTCTGGTCCACTTTGCGGTGGACCCAGACGAGGCCTACATGTGTGCCCAGCTGGCCGGAAATGACAGCAATTTCCTGCCGTTCAACAAGGGGTTCAACTTCGGCAAGGGTAACCCGGTCAACCCGAAAGGCCACAGAACTGCCTACCTCTGGGAGGACATCCTGCCGCGCCGCAGCCTGACCAACATCATCGAGCAGTTTGCCAAGTTCACCGTTGAGAAGGACAAGAAGACCGGCAAGGAGCGCAAGGCGCTGTTCTTCCCCCGCTATCACCAGTTGGATGTGGTGCGCGGCATCCTGGCTGATGCCAAACAGAATGGCATCGGCCAGACTTACCTGATCCAGCATTCGGCAGGCTCAGGCAAGTCCAACTCGATCACTTGGCTCGCCTACCAGCTGGTGGAGCTATACGACACGGCAGGCACGGCCAACGTGTTCAATTCCGTGGTGGTGGTCACGGATCGCCGGGTACTGGATACCCAGCTCAAGGACAACATCAAGCTCTTCTCCGAGACCAAGAACATTGTTGCCCACGCCGAAAGCGCCGCTGAACTGAAGGCGCATCTGGAACTGGGTAAGAAGATCATCATCACCACGGTGCAGAAATTCCCGTTCATCGTGGATGGCATCGACGATCTGACCGACCGCAACTTTGCCGTCATCATCGACGAAGCCCATTCTTCGCAGTCCGGCAGCGCATCCGACAAGCTGAACATGACGCTGGGAGCGGAAGACGATGAAGTGCCCGAAGACCTCCAGGACAAGATTCTTGCAGCCATGAAGGGCCGCAAGATGAGCCAGAACGCCAGCTACTTCGCCTTCACCGCCACCCCGAAACCTGCCACGCTGGAGAAGTTCGGGCGGCAAGGCCCGGACGGGAAGTTCTACCCCTTCCACCTGTACTCCATGAAGCAGGCCATCGAGGAGAAATTCATCCTCGATGTACTGGAGAAGTACACCACGTACAAGAGCTACTACGAGGTCCAGAAATCGGTCGAAGAGAACCCTCTTTTCGACACGGCCAAAGCGCAGAAAAAGCTCAAGGCCTTCGTAGAGGCCAGCCCCCGGACCATCGAGGTGAAGGCCAAGATCATGGTCGATCACTTCATGAGCAATGTTTGGCAGGCCAAGAAGCTCAAGGGCAAGGCTAAGGCGATGGTAGTCACGCGGAACATCGAATGCGCGATCCGCTACTTCTTCGCCATCCGCACCGCCCTACAAGAGGCCAACGCGCCATTCAAGGCTCTGGTGGCCTTCTCGGGCGAAAAAACCGTCGATGGCATCAAGTACACCGAGGACGGGATCAACGGCATTGCTGCCCGTGACTTGCCAGAGGAGTTCGAGAAAGACGATTTCAAGATTCTGGTCGTTGCCAACAAGTACCTCACCGGCTTCGACGAGCCCATGCTGCACACCATGTACGTAGACAAGAAGCTGCAAGGGGTTCTCGCGGTACAGGCGCTGTCACGCCTGAACCGCTGCAACTGGAAGCTAGGCAAGACCGACACCTTCGTGCTCGACTTCTACAACACGGTGGACGACGTCAAGGCCGCATTCGATCCGTTCTACACGGCCACAACCCTGAGCGAACCCACCGACGTCAACGTGCTGCACGACCTCAAGGATGTGCTGGATGACTTCGGCATTTACGGCTGGTCAGAGGTGACGACCTTCAACGAGAAGTTCTTCGCCAGTGCCGAAGCCGAGGAACTGCACCCGATCATTGATGCCGTAGTGGCTCGCTTCGATGCCGACCTCGACGACGAGCAGCGCATCGACTTCAAGATCAAGGCCAAGCAGTTCGTCAAAATTTACGCGCAGGTAGCGGCCATCATCCCATTCAACAACGCGAACTGGGAAATGCTGCACTGGTTCCTGAAATTTCTGATCCCCAAGCTGAAAGTGAAGGACCCCGATCAGGACAAGCTGGATGAGCTGCTGAACAGCGTTGACCTTTCCACCTATGGGCTGGAAAGGTCACGCCTTGAGACGAAGATTGGCCTCGACGACTCGGAAACTGAACTGGAGCCCCAGAACCCGAACATCCGTGGCCCACATTTTGGTCCAGGTGAGGCCGATCCGCTTGATGAGATCGTGCGTGCTTTCAACGAGCGCCACTTTGCAGGTTGGGAGGCCACGCCGGAAGAGCAGCGCGTGAAGTTCATCAACATCGCCAAGCATGTGATGAACCACGCTGACTACAAGGCCCAAGTCGAAGACAACCCAGACAGCCAAAACCGGCAGCTGGCGCTGGAGCGCCTGATCCAACAGGCGATCAGCGTCGAGCGTCGGCGGGAACTAGATCTCTACAAGAGGTATGCGTCTGACCCGGATTTCAAGCGGGCGTTTGATGCGAGCGTTTCAAGACTTCTGGCAATGCAAAGCGGCAATTCCAATATCTTCGGCGTGTGA
- a CDS encoding nucleoid-associated protein, with product MDISSAKISKVIVHRVGNKLRDEGIHLSPIECQRSGALDDLLLKNLLAPVVRNGQEYYLTHESDISLNTINHYAVNAFADADKFKECSEAIAKHLYSCSSHPNIGGGEFIVILFENIRTDDRAHQALGLFRVESKDDYLDVGEEKGAIQVIERSGISLDKIQKGAIVLSDSLKVLVIDNLGQKTKYWIENFLKSTPSQTPQKCAQVAGALLKAISSKVETPSNALEFARQVEDLLTENESLSLTDIRNVSRNYIDNESVDELLAGAHLKYGISLDDDLSIESKRLARYAKDVVTKARIAEGVSLLVSNPDAKISSIDVKSTKNGFRAVVDIQLKGA from the coding sequence ATGGATATAAGTTCAGCGAAGATTTCAAAGGTCATTGTCCACCGGGTTGGCAACAAACTTAGGGATGAAGGCATTCACCTGTCACCAATCGAATGTCAACGATCCGGCGCATTAGACGATTTGCTGCTTAAAAACCTATTAGCTCCAGTCGTGCGGAATGGTCAGGAATACTATCTGACACACGAATCGGATATTTCCCTGAACACAATCAATCACTATGCTGTCAATGCGTTTGCCGATGCAGATAAATTCAAGGAATGCAGCGAGGCTATAGCAAAGCATTTGTATAGCTGCTCCAGCCATCCAAACATTGGTGGCGGAGAGTTTATCGTCATTCTTTTTGAAAATATCAGGACTGATGACCGCGCACATCAAGCTCTGGGCTTGTTCAGAGTTGAAAGCAAGGATGACTACCTAGATGTCGGCGAAGAAAAGGGCGCAATCCAAGTAATCGAGAGAAGCGGCATATCCCTCGACAAGATTCAGAAAGGTGCGATCGTCCTCTCGGACAGCCTTAAAGTTCTAGTGATTGATAACTTGGGGCAGAAAACAAAATACTGGATAGAGAATTTTCTAAAATCCACACCTAGTCAGACGCCTCAAAAATGTGCTCAAGTTGCTGGAGCATTGCTTAAGGCTATTTCCAGCAAAGTTGAAACCCCGAGTAATGCACTGGAGTTCGCACGACAAGTAGAAGATCTCCTCACCGAAAACGAGTCCCTGTCATTGACGGATATTCGGAATGTTTCCAGAAACTACATTGACAATGAAAGCGTAGATGAGCTTCTTGCTGGCGCTCATCTCAAATATGGAATTTCTCTAGACGACGACCTATCAATTGAGAGCAAGCGTCTCGCCAGATACGCAAAAGATGTTGTCACAAAGGCACGCATCGCGGAGGGAGTCAGTCTATTGGTCTCGAATCCGGATGCGAAAATATCATCAATTGACGTGAAATCCACCAAGAACGGATTTCGGGCGGTTGTGGACATTCAACTTAAAGGGGCATAA